A DNA window from Primulina tabacum isolate GXHZ01 chromosome 12, ASM2559414v2, whole genome shotgun sequence contains the following coding sequences:
- the LOC142521270 gene encoding LOW QUALITY PROTEIN: uncharacterized protein LOC142521270 (The sequence of the model RefSeq protein was modified relative to this genomic sequence to represent the inferred CDS: deleted 2 bases in 1 codon) produces MDDKEKIEEMKIQFQRFLNETQGFVQKVPPTQLYAAIGVILLTTLLLVIFRLVKRRSSNTIALTGLSGSGKTLLFYQLRDGSSHQGTVTSLEPNEGTFVLHSEVTKKGTIKPIHIVDVPGHSRLRPKLDEFLPQAAGVVFVVDAVDFLPNIRAASEYLYEILTKTTVVKKKTPLLLLCNKVDKVTAHTKDFIRKQLEKEIDKLRASRTALSSADITSEQSLGVPGETFTFSQWVNKVTVSETSGLTGDVAQLEQFIREHVKP; encoded by the exons ATGGATGATAAAGAGAAGATTGAGGAAATGAAGATCCAATTTCAGCGGTTTTTGAATGAAACCCAGGGATTTGTTCAGAAAGTTCCGCCAACTCAGTTGTACGCTGCAATTGGAGTAATATTACTGACTACTCTGTTACTAGTAATCT TTCGTCTGGTCAAGCGTAGATCATCTAACACTATT GCACTAACTGGGCTTAGTGGAAGTGGCAAAACCCTTCTGTTTTATCAG CTCCGAGATGGATCCTCTCATCAGGGTACTGTTACTTCACTGGAACCAAATGAAGGAACTTTTGTCCTACACTCTGAGGTGACTAAG AAAGGAACAATAAAGCCTATTCACATTGTTGATGTTCCTGGCCATTCACGGCTTCGACCCAAATTAGACGAGTTCTTGCCTCAGGCAGCTGGTGTGGTATTTGTGGTGGATGCTGTCGATTTCTTGCCAAATATCCGTGCTGCTTCAGA GTACCTATATGAGATTTTGACCAAGACAACTGTTGTCAAGAAAAAGACCCCATTATTACTACTGTGCAACAAAGTTGATAAAGTCACTGCCCACACAAAGGATTTCATCAGAAAACAGCTGGAGAAGGAAAT CGACAAGCTTCGTGCATCAAGAACTGCACTATCTTCAGCAGATATTACTAGTGAACAGTCCCTTGGAGTACCTGGAGAAACCTTCACATTTTCTCAGTGGGTCAACAAAGTCACTGTTTCCGAAACATCTGGTTTAACAGGTGATGTCGCCCAACTAGAGCAGTTTATAAGGGAACATGTAAAGCCGTAA
- the LOC142520355 gene encoding uncharacterized protein LOC142520355, which produces MIGPKEASSISANLNNITVLNGSNFKKWKERVMIVLGCMDLDYALREDRPALLTSSGTADQKGSLEKWERSNHMSLMIMKHSIPDTIRGSIPEENDAKKFLTQIADRFAANEKVETSTILNKLVSMRYKEKGNIREYIMEMSNLVTRLKAFKFELSEDIVVHLVLISLPAQFNQFKISYNTQKEKWTLNELIAQCVQGEERLKQDMIESANLTSKYQGNCINKKRKWSNKKGNSGTSYHMEQQKQDKMITCFFCKKLMGM; this is translated from the exons atgatcggcccaaaggaag CATCTTCTATATCTGCCAATCTGAACAACATTACAGTGCTTAATGGCTCAAACTTCAAGAAATGGAAAGAGCGTGTTATGATAGTGCTCGGCTGCATGGATTTGGACTATGCGCTAAGAGAAGATCGCCCCGCACTTTTGACCAGTTCAGGAACTGCTGATCAAAAGGGTTCTTTGGAAAAGTGGGAGCGATCAAATCACATGAGTCTAATGATTATGAAACATTCCATTCCAGATACTATAAGGGGTTCAATTCCTGAAGAAAATGATGCCAAAAAGTTCCTTACTCAAATAGCAGATCGTTTCGCTGCAAACGAAAAGGTCGAGACAAGTACTATTCTGAATAAACTTGTCTCAATGCGGTACAAAGAGAAAGGAAACATAAGGGAGTACATAATGGAAATGTCAAATCTTGTGACTCGACTAAAAGCATTCAAGTTTGAATTGTCGGAAGACATAGTCGTGCATTTAGTTTTGATCTCTCTGCCTGCGcaatttaatcaattcaaaATAAGTTATAATACCCAGAAGGAAAAGTGGACTTTGAATGAGCTTATTGCGCAGTGCGTTCAGGGGGAGGAGAGATTGAAACAAGATATGATTGAAAGTGCTAACTTGACATCTAAATATCAAGGTAATTGCATCAATAAGAAAAGGAAATGGAGCAATAAGAAGGGAAACTCTGGGACTTCTTATCATATGGAGCAACAGAAACAAGATAAAATGATCACTTGTTTCTTTTGCAAAAAACTGATGGGCATGTGA
- the LOC142520663 gene encoding ATP-citrate synthase alpha chain protein 1-like, with amino-acid sequence MARKKIREYVSKRLLKENFKRISGSELAMKCVQITESTNFEELVEKEPWLSSTKLVVKPDMLFGKRGKSGLVALNLDLDGVAAFVKERLGKEVEIGGCRGLITTIIVEPFVPHDEEFYLNIVSERLGCSISFSECGGIEIEENWDKVKTIFVPTGAIFTSDLCAPLVTAITAEIKGVIEEFIKVVYDLFLDLDFVFLEMNPFTLVDGKPYPLDMRGELDDTAAFKNFKKWGNIEFPMPFGRVMSPRESFIHKLDEKTSASLKFTILNPKGRIWTMVAGGGASVIYTDTVGDLGFASELGNYAEYSGAPNEEEVLQYARVVIDCATAEPDGRKRALVIGGGIANFTDVAATFSGIIRALKEKEAKLKASRMHLYVRRGGPNYQRGLARMRTLAEEIGVPVEVYGPEATMTGICKQAIECITTAA; translated from the exons ATGGCGAGGAAGAAGATCAGGGAGTATGTATCCAAAAGACTACTGAAAGAGAATTTCAAGAGGATTTCTGGGTCTGAATTGGCTATGAAATGTGTGCAA ATAACTGAATCTACAAACTTCGAAGAACTGGTAGAGAAAGAGCCCTGGCTATCATCAACAAAACTGGTTGTGAAGCCGGATATGTTATTCGGAAAACGTGGCAAAAGTGGTCTTGTTGCGTTGAACCTGGATTTGGATGGAGTTGCTGCTTTTGTTAAAGAACGGCTTGGAAAAGAA GTAGAGATTGGGGGATGCAGAGGGCTTATTACAACGATCATTGTCGAACCATTTGTTCCACACGACGAAGAATTTTACCTAAACATTGTCTCCGAGAGACTTGGATGCAGCATCAGCTTTTCAGAATGTGGAGGAATTGAAATAGAAGAGAACTGGGATAAG GTCAAGACTATCTTCGTGCCAACGGGGGCTATTTTTACATCAGATCTATGTGCCCCACTTGTGACAGCCATTACTGCGGAG ATTAAAGGGGTGATCGAGGAGTTCATCAAAGTAGTCTATGATTTGTTTTTAG ATTTGGACTTCGTGTTTCTTGAGATGAATCCGTTCACCTTGGTTGATGGAAAGCCTTATCCTTTGGATATGAGAGGAGAACTCGATGATACTGCTgctttcaagaacttcaaaaa ATGGGGAAATATAGAATTCCCAATGCCGTTTGGGAGAGTCATGAGTCCGAGGGAAAGCTTCATCCATAAACTTGATGAGAAG ACGAGTGCATCTCTCAAGTTCACAATCCTGAACCCTAAAGGGCGGATATGGACCATGGTGGCCGGAGGAGGAGCAAGTGTTATTTACACAGATACT GTCGGAGATCTTGGCTTTGCTTCTGAGCTTGGGAACTATGCAGAATACAGCGGTGCCCCGAATGAAGAGGAGGTCTTGCAGTATGCTAGAGTTGTGATAGAT TGCGCGACTGCAGAGCCTGATGGCCGGAAGAGAGCCCTTGTGATCGGTGGTGGGATAGCTAACTTCACCGACGTTGCTGCTACGTTTAGTGGCATTATTCGAGCTCTGAAAGAAAAG GAGGCAAAGCTTAAGGCTTCAAGAATGCATTTATATGTCAGAAGAGGGGGTCCAAATTACCAAAGAGGCCTTGCAAGGATGAGAACTCTTGCAGAAGAGATCGGTGTTCCCGTCGAG GTTTATGGACCGGAGGCGACCATGACTGGTATATGCAAACAGGCTATTGAGTGTATCACTACCGCTGCATGA